In a single window of the Papaver somniferum cultivar HN1 chromosome 8, ASM357369v1, whole genome shotgun sequence genome:
- the LOC113303004 gene encoding uncharacterized protein LOC113303004: protein MSRSITHLVCWKFEGSKYTLARELGTMIVSHSWFEDCAREGKRLPEHPYLMQSGHQVGHLLWEPPVDVSRESLSSRENGTLFYDRPNIFKNTKEVEIDKESLWPSFHLLSKELLSDRGKKTMMVGTSKNIKLGNQDILLDKPFKGSKKNFPFFSYQQREGSSLSASVLSGNTRSTYGVTGSTSKDQPTRKSRRLVKKSASIVPHEPYRFDYDQEGFPTEHCDRIYNSANGASNDSDDSLTILGCQQERPPAKRNQSSTASTSDGSRNEDPVIPQRSNLADFAYIEENMNEEQEVVEDISVLNNVAITSDLCISNNVEIPSQERMPSARASDFDGADGTHKDAGESDALNKLAELSCVICYTDFSSTRGVLPCGHRFCYSCIREWADHTAARRMVSTCPLCKCGFLRITKLEDADSADQKIYSQTVPGPSSATNDIFMLSDRENPNFGAQHSSAPVCCECRSREHEDLLASCSICRNRWIHSYCLDPPLFPWTCSSCRGLRTMYQRQY, encoded by the exons ATGAGCAGATCGATCACACATCTG GTTTGTTGGAAATTTGAAGGAAGTAAATATACGCTTGCTCGAGAGCTTGGAACTATGATTGTTAGCCATAGTTGGTTTGAGGATTGTGCTAGGGAAGGAAAACGTCTTCCTGAACATCCTTATCTCATGCAAAG TGGTCACCAAGTAGGACATCTGTTGTGGGAACCTCCAGTAGATGTTTCGAGAGAGAGCTTATCAAGTAGAGAGAATGGCACTTTGTTCTATGACAGACCAAATATATTCAAGAACACCAAGGAAGTGGAGATTGATAAAGAGTCTTTGTGGCCGAGTTTTCATTTGTTAAGCAAG GAGTTACTTTCTGATAGGGGTAAGAAAACCATGATGGTAGGTACAAGTAAGAACATCAAATTGGGGAACCAAGACATCTTGCTGGATAAACCTTTTAAAGGTAGCAAGAAG AACTTCCCTTTCTTTTCTTACCAACAGCGTGAAGGATCTAGTTTAAGTGCTTCAGTTCTCTCCGGTAACACGAGGAGTACCTATGGTGTTACTGGGAGCACAAGTAAGGATCAACCTACTCGCAAGAGTCGGCGGCTTGTGAAAAAGAGTGCATCCATAGTCCCTCATGAACCTTACAGATTTGATTACGATCAAGAAGGTTTTCCAACTGAACATTGTGACAGGATTTATAACAGCGCTAATGGTGCATCTAATGATTCCGATGATTCATTAACTATATTGGGTTGTCAGCAAGAACGTCCTCCAGCCAAAAGAAACCAAAGCAGCACCGCTAGTACTTCTGATGGGTCGAGAAATGAGGATCCAGTGATACCCCAAAGGTCAAATTTGGCAGACTTTGCCTACAtcgaagaaaatatgaatgaagagcAGGAAGTTGTCGAAGATATCTCGGTATTGAATAATGTCGCTATTACTAGTGATTTGTGTATATCAAATAATGTTGAGATACCTTCCCAAGAAAGGATGCCATCAGCtagagcttcagattttgatggtgCGGATGGAACACACAAGGATGCTGGTGAATCTGATGCCTTGAACAAACTAGCAGAATTGTCTTGTGTAATTTGTTATACAGATTTTAGTTCAACAAGGGGTGTGTTACCATGTGGACATCGATTTTGTTATTCTTGCATTCGGGAATGGGCTGATCACACG GCTGCAAGGAGAATGGTTTCAACATGTCCTTTATGCAAGTGTGGTTTCTTGCGCATCACAAAATTAGAAGATGCCGACTCTGCTGATCAGAAGATATATTCACAAACTGTTCCAGGTCCCTCATCAGCCACAAACGATATTTTCATGCTTTCTGAtcgggaaaaccctaattttggagctCAG CATTCTTCAGCACCCGTTTGTTGTGAATGTCGTTCTCGGGAACATGAGGATCTTCTTGCTAGTTGTTCTATCTGCAGGAATCGTTGGATCCATTCCTACTGCCTAGATCCTCCTTTATTTCCCTGGACATGTAGTAGCTGCAGGGGTCTTCGAACTATGTATCAACGACAATATTGA